One Bacteroidales bacterium genomic window carries:
- a CDS encoding cold-shock protein, translating into MSNGTVKFFNRSKGFGFITPDDGGKDVFVHQNGLIDEINEGDKVSYDVEESPKGLNAINVKAE; encoded by the coding sequence ATGAGTAACGGAACAGTAAAATTTTTTAACAGATCTAAAGGGTTTGGATTCATCACACCTGATGATGGCGGTAAAGATGTATTTGTACATCAAAACGGATTAATTGATGAGATAAATGAAGGAGACAAAGTAAGCTATGATGTAGAAGAAAGTCCAAAAGGATTGAACGCAATAAATGTCAAAGCAGAATAA